In uncultured Methanobrevibacter sp., the following proteins share a genomic window:
- a CDS encoding zinc-ribbon domain-containing protein encodes MVFCPDCGAENADSAKFCKNCGHSLNANRPIKDNYVNTGIDPSARVNDNSNSSNSNINSNSKSDNKNLIIICLTIVICALLIAGAMVMLSNNNANDSDSDALSDSASLNSGSVENVSSSETSAQATQENSPQIYRGSFSTGSSASDKTHCTVYVGSEHAGEKIKISVLYLNNGDALNQGKVVTKTVSGDGYVKVASASAFDYYPDEAHISLYDSNGDILDTKTVYLYESSGKQTF; translated from the coding sequence GTGGTATTTTGTCCTGATTGTGGAGCGGAAAATGCAGATTCCGCAAAGTTCTGCAAGAATTGTGGTCATTCATTAAATGCAAATAGGCCAATTAAAGACAATTATGTAAATACTGGGATTGATCCATCTGCTAGAGTAAATGATAATTCAAATTCAAGTAATTCTAATATTAATTCAAATTCAAAATCAGATAATAAGAACCTAATTATAATCTGTTTAACCATTGTTATTTGTGCACTTCTGATTGCAGGGGCTATGGTAATGCTTTCAAATAACAATGCAAATGATAGTGATTCTGATGCTCTTTCAGATTCTGCATCATTAAATTCAGGTTCTGTTGAAAATGTTTCCAGTTCTGAAACAAGCGCTCAAGCTACTCAAGAGAACTCTCCACAAATTTATAGAGGTAGTTTCTCAACAGGAAGTTCGGCGTCAGATAAGACACATTGTACTGTTTATGTAGGTTCTGAACATGCTGGTGAGAAAATAAAAATCAGTGTATTATATCTCAATAATGGAGATGCACTAAATCAAGGAAAAGTTGTAACCAAGACAGTAAGCGGTGACGGTTATGTCAAGGTTGCAAGTGCAAGCGCATTTGATTACTATCCTGATGAAGCACACATCTCATTATATGATAGCAATGGAGACATTCTTGACACAAAAACTGTATACCTATATGAGAGCAGTGGAAAGCAAACATTCTGA
- a CDS encoding zinc ribbon domain-containing protein: MKCPICGCENPDDYKFCHDCGSPLNFTESIDDLTSELNNLDDFPSFDSKKLIIIGYIIAILFGWGSFILSFFLGSYGFIGFIGLFFPGFMLNSKDPSIRKHAYIQLAIMLIGIIFTVMFLFRLF; encoded by the coding sequence ATGAAATGTCCAATTTGCGGGTGTGAAAATCCCGATGACTATAAGTTTTGTCATGATTGTGGAAGTCCTTTGAACTTTACAGAATCAATTGATGACTTAACTAGTGAATTGAATAATTTAGATGATTTTCCATCTTTTGATAGCAAAAAACTAATAATTATAGGTTATATTATAGCTATTCTATTCGGTTGGGGCAGTTTCATCCTTAGCTTCTTCTTGGGCTCATATGGATTTATAGGATTCATAGGATTATTTTTCCCAGGATTCATGTTAAACAGCAAAGATCCGAGTATCAGGAAGCATGCATACATCCAATTGGCAATCATGTTGATTGGAATTATTTTCACTGTTATGTTTTTATTTAGATTATTTTAA
- a CDS encoding alpha/beta hydrolase, whose translation MNKKIKMALYIVLALIIIMACLSVWYVNDYSHADASVNAYLNGTENVSVEKVENGLFLDGPGNDSALIFYPGAKIEYVSYLPLFMELANDGVDCFIVEMPCNLAFLGADSADAIIGDGKYSYDEWYISGHSLGGVAASSYAINHKDKISGLILLASYPVDDLGNMSVLSIYGSNDKTLNKETYDKSKELMDYNLTEYVIDGGNHAQFGSYGKQSGDGVATISPENQRIQTEMEILEFIY comes from the coding sequence ATGAATAAAAAAATTAAAATGGCTTTATACATTGTTTTGGCTTTGATAATAATCATGGCATGCTTAAGCGTATGGTATGTAAATGATTATTCTCATGCAGACGCCAGCGTGAATGCCTACTTAAATGGAACAGAGAATGTATCAGTTGAAAAAGTGGAAAATGGATTATTCTTGGATGGTCCGGGAAATGATAGTGCATTGATCTTTTATCCAGGTGCTAAGATTGAATATGTCTCTTATCTTCCTTTGTTTATGGAGTTGGCCAATGATGGAGTTGATTGCTTTATTGTTGAAATGCCATGTAATTTAGCATTTTTAGGTGCTGATAGTGCAGATGCTATTATAGGTGATGGCAAGTATTCTTATGATGAATGGTACATTTCAGGACATTCCTTAGGAGGGGTTGCAGCTTCTTCCTATGCGATTAATCATAAGGATAAGATCAGTGGATTGATACTTCTTGCATCTTATCCAGTAGATGATTTGGGAAATATGTCTGTTCTGTCAATTTACGGTTCAAATGATAAGACATTAAATAAGGAAACATATGACAAATCCAAGGAATTGATGGATTATAATTTAACAGAGTATGTTATTGATGGTGGAAATCATGCCCAATTTGGATCATATGGCAAGCAATCCGGTGATGGGGTGGCGACTATCTCTCCAGAAAATCAAAGAATCCAAACTGAAATGGAGATTTTGGAATTCATTTATTAA